The following proteins come from a genomic window of Pseudocalidococcus azoricus BACA0444:
- the dcd gene encoding dCTP deaminase produces the protein MIKNDRWIVDQARLGMITPFEPAQVRKVDQDGVLIPVISYGVSSYGYDIRLSPQEMLVFKHIPGTVVNPKNFNPGNLEPVELQTDQYGSYFIIPANSYGLGVSLESIQMPPNVTAICLGKSTYARVGLIVNITPLEAGWAGAGITLEFSNASSADCRVYANEGVAQLLFFEGDPCETTYADRQGKYQNQSGRVTLAKV, from the coding sequence ATGATTAAAAATGACCGCTGGATTGTTGACCAGGCCCGCCTGGGAATGATTACCCCCTTTGAACCGGCCCAAGTTCGCAAAGTTGATCAGGATGGGGTGTTAATCCCTGTCATTAGCTATGGGGTTTCTAGCTATGGCTATGATATTCGCCTCTCGCCTCAGGAAATGTTGGTCTTTAAGCATATTCCCGGCACGGTTGTTAATCCTAAAAACTTTAATCCCGGCAATTTGGAGCCTGTGGAATTACAGACGGATCAGTATGGCAGCTATTTTATTATTCCCGCCAATTCCTATGGCCTGGGGGTGAGTTTAGAGTCTATCCAGATGCCCCCAAACGTTACAGCTATTTGCCTGGGGAAAAGTACCTATGCTCGGGTTGGCCTGATTGTCAACATTACCCCCCTAGAAGCAGGTTGGGCTGGAGCGGGAATTACCTTAGAGTTTTCCAATGCCTCCAGTGCCGATTGCCGGGTCTATGCCAATGAGGGGGTGGCCCAGTTACTCTTTTTTGAGGGTGACCCCTGCGAAACTACCTATGCTGACCGCCAAGGCAAATACCAAAACCAATCCGGTCGGGTGACTCTGGCTAAAGTTTAA